Below is a genomic region from Osmia bicornis bicornis chromosome 3, iOsmBic2.1, whole genome shotgun sequence.
CTTTCTTAAGCATAATTTGCGACCTCACCGAGGATTTAAGTTTTTGCTACCCCCCGCTGCATCAATGAGAGAGAAAATCGGCTTCGTTCAGCGACGATGCAATTAAGTCGTAAACTTATTCGAACAGTTTGTTTTGCCAACAATAAAGGATGATTGAACTGGTCGCCAAGGGGAAAACTTTTGGGGCGTACTCTTCAGAATTTCCTGGAAATTCACGTTGGTTCGCTTTGACCTCTTGGCGAAAACACGGCTCCGTTTCCATGAAATGGGAACGAGTGGTTTGATTCATGCATGGGTACACGACCCTTTTACATTGTCCGCAAGGTTCTGGCCGCAATTAAGTCAGTGTCGCACAGTAATAGGTAGAAGAATAAGAGGCGGATCGGTTGGAAATACTTGGCATATTGTACCTAAGACCGATATTTCGACACGAAGTAGCCACGACGTCCAATTCAGAGGTAGAACGCTGTTTCTATACCTCGTTCCTTGTCTTCTAGGTACGCAGTCTAACATTGTTTCCTGCCATTTAGGCAGACAACCGTTTCTCTAAGCTCTCCAATAAAACTTAATTTCGACCTGTTCCGCCTCGTAGCATAGCACGCGTATACCATTACTATTTTCCTGAAACTTTTCCagataaaatttttaagtacctttattttattttgatttttttttcatgaaaagtaattttttaataggaAACTtgtgatatttaaaaatatagaaactTAGGAATTTTGGAAGTGGAAAATTTTGGTACTTAGAAATCAGAATACGAGTCTACATTATTCACAGTGATAGGAAGATTAATCAGTCAGGCAGTTTCTTGTTAAACGTGCGCTGGATACttgatatgcaatatacaaaTGTTACACGGCACAATAGAGGTAATTGTGATGCCAGTGACGAATGGTACCCGTGCGAGTCGAGAAGCGGAGGGGTTGGTGGGCGAAGACTGTCAAGAAAAGCGGTACACGCGGTTACACCATGCGAAATGGAAGAGCAAACGCTATAATGGGGTGGCAACGAGCCCCAAGAGTCCTGTTTCTttgctctctttctctcttctcttcttttctctcttcatACTGGTACTCGTACGCAAAATACAGGCTGTTCGCGCTATGTTGTGATTTCTCACTCGTTTGCAACAATACAAAGTCAAACAATATAAAATCCTCAAGTAGTTTCGTTTTTGCGATTTAATAAACGAGCGTAGCtactctttctttttttgtttttttcccCCATGGCGAATCGGCCATGTGGACaggtttaattaaattagacGGCTGTTTCGAAAGAAGTTCTTTCATAATCTCTCTGCAAATATTGCTCGACGCCTTGCCGTGTGATACTCAAATTCTTCCATTTGTTAAAACCACCTTGCTGACGGTGTATGTACATTCCCAACACGCGTCTCTTTTCCTTATCAATTAATAGAGAATCTTAAATTAAGCGTTGTATTACTCTTTTctttgttgttttttttttttaaagaaattaaaaatatatatcaaaAGTGATTTTTACACCAGGTTTGTTGCAACGATGTAAAGGGCCCACAGTCATCCCTTTAGTGAAATTTTAGATAAGGCACTGTCATTGTAAAATTGAATAGCAGTTGAATATAGACAggagtaattttattttcattatctttcaatattttatctGACAATCagttgtaataataataatcaaaggTTTATAAATTAGTTCCCAATCAGTGCAGTAGTGTAATTGGAGTAATTTCTTCCACCATCAAGGAAAAAAtacccccctttttttttaaggatTTCATGAAACGTCGTTGGgaataaacaaaaatgaagGAAATTGAATATCCTTTTAGCAAAAAAGCTGAAGGGAATAATATTTTGACTGACCTGGCGTAACAATTACGCTATTCAGGGCACCGACTGTAGATGTAAGCGGTGACAAGGAACCGTCCGGATAATCGTAGGCGCGAGTTCCGATATCAGAAAGATGAAAAAGGCCGACGGTAATCCTTGCTGACTCACACAAACGCACGCGAGTTTCGTTAGAACGAAAAATCGACCGGTGTCCTCGTCGAACAACGCCGTCCTCGAGGGGGATTTCGATagactttttatttttcgtacGTAAAAGTTTAAGTGGACGCAAGCCGAGCGGGCTAAAGATTAAGAAGTAGGTGGCAATGATTCGATGTTACACAACACGCGCAAATTTCTTCCCCTTTCTTCGATAATGTCGAACAAAAAAGATGGCAAAGATAGAATTTCGACGAAACGCGTCAGGAAATTATCGTTAGCTTAAATCGAAAGTTGCCGCAATTAAAGTAATGCCGCGTAGGGGTtaggaatttttttttgtctttcttccttttttgaCTCGATGACAATCTTGAAAGATAAAATACGTCTGTCGATAAGATTTAATGATGTTTTATGTTTGTTTGCGTGCATCGAGTTTGAGCGATGATTATGCTCAACACTGGCAAATATTTGCGGTGTCGAACAACCTACGATATATCAAAAAAATCGTACGACACGCGAATACCTACGGTTGACTCTCTTTTATGCATTGCGATTTATCGACTCGACGACTTTCTTATTTATAGACCGAGCAAACGATATTTCTTAGTTATTACTCGGTGTCTGACTGCAGACGTCCGTTTTCACTGCGTCGGtgaatatttaacaaaattgaattttttttcacgtcagaaaatatttcttcagATTGTACTTACTTTAAAACGCACGGCCTTATTCTGAACAACGAACGCATTATCGTTGCTACGAAAGCGTTAGAAGTGCCCTGATAACGATCGACCGCAATCTGAGCTACGCAAAAAATCATCATTCTTCTAATATTTGACCATGCATACTTTTCAATTCCCGTTCACTACTACCGTTCAATAGTAGATTACAAACAGATTTTGATTTAGTTTTTCATTCGTAAAACCTAGAGTAGATGCGCCAGTTACTGTGCCACTTGAAGCGActgacaaattttatattaatttaaataatgctATTTtgcttcttctccttttaTGAGCTATTCATTGCATAATTGAAACATTAATCGTTGCATGGAATTCATTCTAGTTACTgcattttgttaaataaaaaaaaaaattttcagctAAACTATTTTATTAACGTGACATAcaagttttatattttataagacACGTGCTGTTTCTTAAGCTTTTTGATAAAGGTTGctaaaatttatatcattcGTGAAATGCAAATTTAACTCTCTCCAGGATCCGCCATTCGAGGGTTCaggtttattaaaataatatctaCCGAGAACACGGTAATAAACCCACAGTAACTGGCGCGTTTACTATAATTCTaaacaaaattctaaaatgatTAGACACTTTAGCAAGGATAttagtgaaaaaaaaaaaagatagagaCTGATTTTTTTGCTTAGGACGTTTTTAGTAACGTTCGTGATTTCGTGCCAGCCATGCTGAATCCACCTACgtacatatatacacatacatatacatacacagCATCGAAAAATGTAAGGTCGAAGCTTATTCGTGATGTCTCGAAGGCCTCGAGCATTCTTATCGAGGAGTGGTGGATTAACGTGCACGCCTTTGATCTTCGCCGGCCCGGCCTTATCTAAtcgttttcctttctctcgTTCCGTCCCCTTCCCATCTCGTTTCCCTTCTTTCTCATCATCCGTGTGTATTTCGTACTCGTGTAATCGTTCTGAATGCCACGTTGAATTCACACCATCGCGAAACATGGTTCGTCGGTGCCTTTTGCGATTGGTGTAACTAGGAAATAGCCAGGGTGTACCTGGTCCCCCTTACACGAAACTAGTCGCACCGCCAATGCCCTTTGCCATTTTTTGGAGGCTCTTCAATCCACGTCCAACTCTTGTggctattttctattttgcgtTCTGATGAATATGGTTGTTGTAATTAACCTTTTTTCAagtttccaaatttaatttcacagATGGTTCCCTGCAGCCattgttacattattatttttccattcaTTTAGAAATCACAAATTTAACTTTAGGCTTTATAAGTATGGGTCACGATTGGCCCGGACTCTACTGTTCGAGGGTTAAGTGCCATTTTATCAAATTGGTAAACGCAAATGAATTTCCTTTAATACTTGATCCAAATATTTTCGTCCTTGGAAAACCGAATCAGAAGGGTTAAGgtagttttcttttttcgttgcGCAGTGATTTATTGTTTACCCGCTTGAATGTTTTCAAATCTCGTTCGAGTTACTTTATTAATACCTCTTGGCAAGATGTGGCTGCGCGAGTGCGATCGTCAAAAGCGCGTTATCTTCTTTAAACCGCGTTATTGACAAGAGAATTAGAGAAACAGATATTAACCAGGTAATAATGTCGAGCGTTATCTTCGTCATCTCTTTTTTTCAGGAAAGACACGAACAAAAGACAAATACAGAGTGGTTTATACGGATCACCAGCGGTTGGAGCTCGAGAAAGAGTTCCATTACAGCCGTTACATCACGATTCGTCGTAAGGCCGAACTTGCTGCAAATTTAGCGCTCTCTGAACGACAGGTGAGACATCCTTCAAACTAcagttttttatttaaatatcttgAGCATGTGTCTCAATTACGGAGGCTTTTAATTAACTGCGAATGCATCAGAATGCTTTTAGGCTTAGAGAAGCCTATGATAATTGGAATTGTACAGTGTCGAGCAAGGtaggcttccctagggaagaTGGCGATGACCTGAACCCACCCTCGTAAGTTTTCTAAGTTCGCGGATTCCGGGATCCTCCACTTTCCCGGTTTCCCCTTCCCCGAGTTCTCGGTCCTCCTGAAGGCTTCCCCTTCTTTGGGCTCCTGTCCGTCCCCGGAGGCGGTCCCGAGAAAAGTGTCGATGTATAGGAGGAAGCCCTATATGTATAGATATGTAGCTGCTCACCACTTGCATATAAATATTTACGCGgggaaatttgaattattattcattttgttaTTCGTATTTTCcaattatatactaaattttataatgcttaataacagaaaattatattatatcgtcaaaattaatgttttaaaaatttctgctTACACTAGAGAAACCTAAGTAACTATGCTCGACACTGTACATCAACTCTATTCAACTGCCACAGTGAAAACGAACAAGAATAGTTTCATATCGTCATTTAATCCATCGATCGCAATTCGTAGACGTAATTGAAGATAACGTAGCGATTCGGTGAGTTGTAGGTGAAAATCTGGTTCCAAAACCGACGGGCGAAAGAACGGAAACAGGTGAAGAAGAGGGAAGAGTTGGAACAGAAGGACACGAAATCGGGGGACGGTATAACGAGCGGAGCAATGGCCAGTCTAACTCTCGGTGGAATGGGAGGAATGCTGGGCGGTTTGATGCACAACGGAGGCTCTCCACCGTTGACCCTAGGCCACCCGTCTCATCACACGCTTAATTTGGGCCAGGCGCCTACTTCGCTGCATCCGCACGCCCATCAGCACGCTCATCTGCACACGGTGTTGGGCTTGTGACCTGAGGAACCTGAACTCGCTGATACTTGGTCCAGTCATGGCTGACCTAGCAACGCCATCGTTTCATCCGCGATCACGAAAAGATCATCGGGCACCATCACCGGCACGCTCGATCTTTGCTACAGAATCTGCGTCCTACGTGAGTTTTCCACACTATTCGCGGCTAAGATCGAGCATTTATCCATCCGCGACGCTTTTCCGCCAAAGTTCGATGATTTCAAATCGGGGTTCACGTTTTTCATTCATCGTACTTCGCCGCATTAGATAAACAGCCGGGGAACGGTGGTCTTTGTTCGTGAGATTGTGTCAAGACTGGTAACTGTGTGGACggagattttattttatattttttatttctggaTGTCTGTTGGGTCTGTTTGTTGGCATTTATCGTTATCCTCGTCCCACGCGTCGGTTCACGAGGAATTGTAATGAAGACAGCGAGGAGTTCGAGGGTCTACCACGGCGTCGGTCGCGACACGCTACGTTTTTATGCTcagtattattttcaatttcgcTAGAACGAAGTTCTGACCACGAATCGCTTTACGATTTTTATCTAAggattattattttctttcttttttttttaacgagcaCAGAAGATAACgatagaattattttatattacaacGCTTCGTGGATGATTCAGAAAACAATTGCACTGACGATCGGATCTCCGGCTAGCCGATATTTTACGAAAAACGAAAACAAGGAACACGTGCAATCTTTGCCTTAGAAAACCACGAACCACTGTTCTCGTATCCAGTGGTTAGAATTTAACGTCGTATTAAGTTAgattttaaacgaaaaaaatttAGGAAATATATGTACAGGGACCTCGAAGGTAACTCGGataaatttaacaataaaaatgataaatggGTTCATTAGATGCGTTCTAAAAGTACAACTCGCAAGATGCTctcagaaaatttaaaaatgatagaaaaaaaaattattctgctTTGAAGTATTCAATTACTTTTTGATATGGATCGATCTGACCCTACAGCATCACTATTCTGTTGTTGTACAAGAATACTCAAAAGCGCGTTATGGTTTCTGAGAGTTTTGTAAGATAATCTTGCGAGCTATTATTCAATcacatatttattatttttactgtTAAATTTCCTTGTGTTATCTTTCAAGTCCCTATAGTTCGTGGGATGGGGGATTTGAAAATGACGAACGGGAATGAAGAGGATTGTTAGTGTAAAAGACATTGCGTGAGGCGAAAATATGGTAAAAATGTACCAGAGTGTACGAAAAGCAAAGACGGACGTTCAGAGTCGAACGTCGAAACAAGATGGCTGGGATCGGGGTCCCCATACCCAGCCGCAAGGACCGTTAAATTGTAAAACAGCGTAGTCTATATCGAGAAATCACGCGTACTGCTTCACCTATGCGAAACGGGATGCGATAAAcgtgttttgtttttttttaaatacttgtTAAAAATCACTTTGTGGGGAAAGTGCAAGATGGGAATTATACATACGTAAACTATATATGCCTTGAAAAACCACGAGAAACGAAGTCGTGTCGTAATTACGCAACTTTTAATCGTACCGATTTTAATCTTCGACTTTTATTACCTTCTCGCTCGAAATgagtttctcttttttcctttccgtTCTCGATATTTTATTTCGCTTTACGGCTACTCGACGGTAGATTCTTAGATCGAATTTTAATGAcaataaagaataaaagaaaaaaaaacagacgAAAAATATACAGGCTGTTTTCGAGagggaaatgaaaaataagagaGCCGATGTTTACGAGCCGTGTGCCTTGAGCGTTGCCAACCCTTCAACACGCAATCACGATTTTCTGTAGACGCGCGcgtgtatatgtatgtatgtgtgtgtgtgtgtgagtGTGTATGTTTATGAATAAGAGGAAGATTGTAACGCAACATTAAAAATCTCACGTGAATTATGTGTACATAGTTACATAAAATACCGCAATTCGTaagttattatattaaatattaacattattaataCTAATGAATGTTACACGATCGTTAAGCCTAGTATTATATCGATATGTGATCGCATTGCAAACTTTAAAATATACGGTCTAATGTTTAGTAACCCCATCGTTTACCTTTATTCAATTACCCCAATCAAACGCTTGAGATGCAAAGATCTTAGTAAACATGGATATAAAGAACCTTCAACCACCCCCGATAGTCGATATCGTTTCCTTAAGTCGATTCTACTTAAGTAAAATTTCGCGACGTTCCAAAGAAACGAGCCGCAATAACGATTAAACTCCATCCCCCTCCGCGGATCAAAAGTTTTCCAGTGTCTCCGCGATGCTCGGTCGAATGGGTCTCGTTAGTTTGTACATAAATACAAGCACAAAAACGTGTAATGCCGTTTATGTGAGGCGGCTAGGACGTGTAACCGATGCCAGGAAATTCGCACCGAGACAAATAAAGCAAGAGGAGGAGACGATGCTGCGAAGGTGGCGAACGAGTCCCGTGGGAGCCCTCAACTTAACTACCAGATCGATGTCCGACCCCAGCCCCTCTTCATCCACTGAAATCAACCCCTGCGAACACGCAACCGTCTCTCCGCGACTCTCCCTCCATTTTTCCTCTCACCGAGACCAGTAACTACAGATGCAAAAGACTGGACATACTTACTTACCTTTGTTTTCGAGAGGTCACGATTTAGggggtcccagacaccccaAATGAGATTAGGTCCACATGCAGAGAGCACAGCCGGTATGGTAATTGTGCCTGTTTTACctgaaaatttttagaaatcagTCAAAAGCAGCACAAGActgaacaattattattaaaattgtttgacaaacttgtattcacTTCACGCAAATAAAAAAGCAACCGAGTTGTTATTTAAGTGAACCAATATCATTTCCGAGTTATTTACCTAATGCCCGTCATTTCTTTTctcagttatttatttaattcttctaTCATTTTAGCTATTCAATGTACTTAACTTCTTTTTTCggttatttatatatacaaCAATCAATAACTGTttgattattataatataaaccCTGCATCCCTTGCATCTCTGCAacctttacatctctgcaaCGCCTAGGGTTGCAGGCGTCAGAGGCGGGGGTTccaaattataaaattcaaatttgtCACATTTAATCTGTACATTGCATCATGATATTATAAGGCAAGGggttaataatattaaagaaaaagtgTACATAAGATTTTGATGGTGTGATAATGATAATTCGATCACCGCGGCAGATTACCGTTACAAAAAGGAAAACCAAACACCGCGTAAAACCACTCGAATCGATTTCCATGATAAGGTCATTGTACACAACTACCATTCTATAAATTATCTCGGTATTATAATACATACTTTCAGATTGTTTCCGTTCCCGTCAGAAATGTGTAGCTTCTCTCTGTGTTAGCAACGCATCTATGATTTACAACGTTGAAATCTTTCCTGAAGTAGtgttaaaatagaaatttcggTATATCCGAGTTCCTTGTAAATTTTACGACAAAGAAGTTAAAAAGCGTTTCTTCTCTCGTGGTGCCCACACAACCAAGTAGCATGGTTCCATGGGGTCGGTTCGTGAACGGTGGAAATCAGGATCAGGGAAGAAGATAAAAGGATGCAGCGTTTGGAACTGTGAAAGAAGGTTGTCAGGTCGGCAACCCGTACGTAATTGGACCCCGAGACGTAACAACGTTTCACGTATACCGAGAAATTCCTAGGGATGCGTGATGGGGGCAGGCATACCTTTTTGTCCGAGTTGTTCGGTCCAGTCGAAAACACCAAATAGCTTAGTTTTATGGGGGGTGCTATAAAAGCTTCTGAATCGAGTATCGATGCTTCCAAAGGGGCTAATCTGCGGATGAAAACTGTAATAAAACGTCCGCCCTGCGTATGTATCTGGAATCCTTTTGCAGTACGCGCGCCCTTTACACATCGGGGCCCAGGTAGCTCGTTTCCGTTGAACAGCCAAAGTTgggaaaaatagaaaactaCCGTTTCCGGCTCTGTCCACGCTGAAACTGAAACCCTTTGCAATTATGCACCTTGCGTTGGGACGAACAGGGaatctataaaaatatgaCTAACCACCTAAATAGGTCCTAAATCCTCCAGTTGCTTACTGCTGCaacttaaaatttatttaaatttaa
It encodes:
- the LOC123987700 gene encoding uncharacterized protein LOC123987700, with protein sequence MCKGRAYCKRIPDTYAGRTFYYSFHPQISPFGSIDTRFRSFYSTPHKTKLFGVFDWTEQLGQKGKTGTITIPAVLSACGPNLIWGVWDPLNRDLSKTKFDYKRTRNARPLEVPPFDSA